In Fulvia fulva chromosome 8, complete sequence, the DNA window TACTACCAAATCTTCACCAACGCTTCCCTCGAGGTACGCGCTCGCTGATATGTATCAGCCCGGTCTACTTCGAGGAGCTGGAGTCACCTTCCCAGTGGGCGCGGCATCACTTCCGTCTGGCAGAGGTGCTACTGCACGAACTGGCCCACGCGGTCCACATGGCCGTGAATGGTCACCGCTGCGTTGAGTGCTTTTACAAAAACGCCACCTTTTCTGAAGCTGGCTACGAATTTACCAGTGAGATCTTTGGGGGGATCCTCTCCAGCGGCATAGCAGCAGCCTTCTCACCTTGTAGCCATTTTCAGGAGGAGTACCGAAGAAGAGAGCTTATCATCGATGGTAAGCCTGCTGAATGCAACATCAATGGTAAGGATGCTGTGAGAGTACCGATGTTATTATCATGGCCTTGTCCACTCATGCAAAAGCACTACAATGCCAATGGCTGGGCTTTTGGGGCACGTACTGTGCATCACCCAGGGATCTCCAAGGTGACTCGACTGCCCATGTCATGGGTCAGATCGATATTTACCTCATCGTTCTGGGAGGAGAACGCCAGTCAGTGGTCAGCCACACGCAATACATCCCGTAAGGTGCCGTGGTGGCTCATGGGTCTTGAGAACACTTTCTTCGAAGAGACAGGTCAGACCTGGTTGGTTGAGAAGATCGTTTCGTTGAGCGATGTTGGACTGACTGATGATGTCCGAGAACGCATGCAATGCGCAGCTGCGTGGCAGGACCCGTCAGTGCGTGATTGTGAGGATATGCTGGACATCTTTGCGGATGGGCTGGACATGTGGCCGCACCAGCAAGAGCCACAGCAGTATAAGTCTCGTGAGAAGAAGGTGCCCTTCTATATGGATCTTCTGGGATTGGGCGGATTTGCGTAGATCAGAGGGAGTGGAGCGATAGAGTGACCTTGCAAGAGGCTTGGGAGGTGAGTTAGATCAAAGTATGATCACGTTGTCCGTCCGCACAAGCCGATGAATACATCGAGCTGCTGGATTTCCAGGTTTTGCATGACATGTAAGTTTCACTTACAGAAGACGATCAGCATTGCCCAACGACTAGACCTTCTGACGGTCCCAGTCATAGCCACCAACAGTCTTCGTGAACACGAGGTATGGCTCCTTGCCCATCACACCCTCCTTTTCACACTCTGACATTAGCGTCTTGAAGTTCTCAGTTTTGGTGTGCTTGTCTGCGCCGTCGCGGGATGGTGTATCTGTGGTACTGTCAACGTCGATCACCATGGTGCTAAGGGAAAGGAAGGCGATACGTCTCAAACATGTGCAGCGCTGGCTCCTTTGTATCAAGCTGCTCGGTCATTAGATAACGCGGTGTATAGTCCTCATTCTTGTGGGTCGCGTTGATGTGGTCGACCCTCAATTCCTTCAGCTATCATGGTCGTTAGCTTGGCATCTCGATATGGTGATGCAGTAGATCCTCACCCTGTCAAGCTTGCCAGAAGCTGGATACAAAATTGCAACGATGTGCGGTTTTTCAAGGTCCTTGAGAACTGAAGACATGATGCTGCTGTTGTTTGTCTAGCGGTGTTGTTGAAAGCTCCACTGTGATTGCTCTGCTGTCAAAATTGTGTGGTGCTCAAGTGTGGTGTATATATGTGGCTTCCTTCCCGATTCGGAGAGAAGGAACCATATTCCTTTTGCCGTGGAGGGGAAGGTACGTGACTGACATCACGGCTATGAAGCCCAATGAAGCAAGTGGGAACGAGAGAGAATGTGAGCTGTACAGCAGCTGCTACTGCTCTGCGAAGTAGAAGACATGTCCATGTGCTGCTCATGATCCAGATGTGCACATTCTCTCATCATGCACATTCTGACGGGACGACTTGTGAAAGGTGTTGTGCCTGCGCTGGCGTTTATGTCTCACTGGCATCTTGCTCGATGCTCACTGTGTTGTTATCTTAGGAGCCACAGCATGGTGGACATGGCTAGTCGTCTACTTATGATGCAGTGAAGTCTACGACGCAAGGGTACTGGCGTGCCAAGAATATCGCTTGTGTATTCGGCAGCATGGCTGCGGCTACTCCTGCACGAGATGCTAAGAAAAGATCAGTATCCACCTCGCATAATGACCCATGCTCGTAGTGTTCAACCTCATCCCATCTCCTTGACGAACACGATACAGCCGAGAGCGTGCCCAGAAACGTCACCATGGAAGCTCGAAAGAAGGAACTGCACGCACTGCTCACAATAGCCGCTCAACTGGCCGAAGAGCTCCACGATGAACTTGCAATCGATGCAACATATCGAGCGAATCTGGTGGGGAAATCGAAGATTCTCACGCGCACGTTGCAAACACCAGTGGACCAGGTCGCAGATCTCGACTTCACCACCTTTCATCTTCCGGCAACAGTTACTGCGATCCGGGCGGGCTGGCTGAGAGCCTTACATGATGCAGGTACAGCTGGTGCTCATGTGAACCAGGTAGCTTCGAAGTGTGGAGCAGACGCATCGCTCGTAAGACGTGTTCTCCGCTTCCTAGCATCGATTGGAGTCGTGAAAGAGACTGGACAGGACACTTTCACTTCGAATGCTCTGTGTAGCCTCATCTGCCAGAGTGCTGGACTTTCGGGATGTTTGACGTACTCCTACGACGTCTACGCACTCACAAGCGCAAGGATGGCGGATTACTTCGCAGGCAATGGGTATCGCGAGCCTGACAATGAGGAGGCAGGGCTGTGTGCTTATGCGCTTGGCGTTCCGTTCTGGCAGTTCTTGAACAAACGTCCCGACACCGCTAAGACCTTCAATGTGTTCATGGAAACCGCCAGATTCGCTAAAAAGTCCTGGCTGGAGGTGTACCCGGTCCACGAGCTGAGCCAACCGGATGACCAGAGTATCATGCTCATTGATGTTGGTGGCGGCAGAGGGCATGACTTGGTCGAGCTTGCGATGCGGCAGCAACAAATTGGTCTTAAAGGTCGATTGGTCCTGCAAGAACGTCCAGAAGTCATCGTACAGGTCCCCGCTGAATGGGAGAATGATTTTGAAGCACACGAGCACGACTTCTTCCAAGCACAGCCAGAACAGTTCCATCGCGCTGCAGCGTACTACATGCGATACGTCCTGCACGACTGGCCGGACCAGCAATGCATCATAATTCTGGCACACCTGCGCGATGCAATGGAGGTTGGACGTTGCCGTTTATTGATCAATGAGTTTGTTTTGCCAGATGTCGGGTGTGCCAATCATGCGGCTTCTTTCGATATGGTAATGCTGCACGGCTTCTCCGGCAAGGAACGGACGAGGTCGGAATGGCACGAGTTTGTGGAAGTTGTCCCGGGACTCAAGATCGAACGCATCTTCCAGTTGGAGCAAAGTGGAGAAAGCTTGATCGAGGTGCGCCGGATACGCTGAAGCTGTCTGATGTGCGAAGGTAGCCAGCATCTATCTCGTGTAAGAGTAGCATTCCGCAAAGTCGACGCGCTACTAGGCCCTCCGCCTGCTTACTGTGTGTTTACTCGGTGATCACCTCCCGTTGAAGCGAGACGCGCCGACGCGCGCCTCACTGTCCGACATGCTCCTACTTCTCGAGCGTGTTCCCTGCTCATACATGGCGTTGATTTCCGCCGTCCTACGCTTCCGCGGGTTGTAGAGCGGAGACGACGAAGCTGTCCTGGCGCGAGCTGGCTGGCGTTCATATGGGTCGTTGCGAGCGGGTGGGTCGAGAGCCGTTGCCCCGGCTGTTGGGACTGTGTCGGGAGGATCGTGGGCAGGAGCCCGAGAGGCGGCAGTCTTGCGAGGAGCAGGCTTCTTCTGAACGAGGATGTGCTTGACTGTGGATATGTGAGCTTATCGGATGTCAATGGATACACGAACCGGTGTTGAGTAAACGGTTCGTGGGCTGAACAATTTGCAGAGCAACATGCAGCTTTCGCGTGGGTGACTAACCTTGGGGTATATCGGGGTCACCAGCCTTCAGTCCAGCAGGTCTTGCACCGATGATTGGCGGACGGAACAGCGGAGAAGCACTTCTAATGGTGTCTCGGGAATGGCGACTGCAGGATGGCCCCGCTGAAGGTGGTCGTATAGGCCTTTTACGCCTTTTACGAACGTCTTGTTCTTCTTGCGATCATTCTTAGTATTACCCTATTGCGCGTCAGTAAGCGTGCTTCGAAGATCGACCCGGGATCCATACGTTGCACTCGAAGCATGCTAGCTCGTGGTAGAACCCGTCGGGATGTTTGACGATGCATTCGTAGCCATCTTCGTAAGTGGGGCGCTTTTTCTCCGCCTCCCAGCTAGACGGGACAGTCTCAGGAGTGCCGGCAACGGAATTCTGAGGCTCACTAGTAGCCGCTTGAGCCTGGGACTTCCGCACAGCGACAACCTCAACGGGGTAAATGCCCGTGTATCCCTTGTCAATGATTGCCTGAACTTCCTCGACTGGCACAGTTCGGTACTTGAAAGTCTTGAAAAGCTCCCTGCGTGACCTTTTGTGGGAGTGCGCTCGATCAGCATGGATCTGGAATGCCCTTATGCCACGCAGAAGCTGGCGAGTCATATCATTGGCATTTATGCCACAGAAACTGCATCGAAGCTCGATCCATTCTTCGTCGGGAGACTTGACGAAAGTCGGGCAGAGTGTGAGGTAGCTTTGCTGCGTAGCGTGGTCGATCGAAACAACAGCGCTCTTCGGGAGGTTGTCGGGAAGCGGCACAGGCGCAAGCTCTGGTGGTGTTGGTGCGGTCGTAGTGGTGGGAGCATCCCGCTCATCGGGGATGTCTTGGCTCTCTTTGAGCGCGGGTAATCTGCGCAGGACTATGACAGGTTAGGAAGTGCATGTGATACATGTGATAGCGAGAGAGTGAGGCAGGAAGAGGGCGCAAGTAAATTACCATATGGCCTTGTGAGCTTGTACAGCGCGTCGTCACTGATCGCCTCGTCGGCCAACGCGAGACCAATCTGCCTGGTTCGCTCTTTGATGGCATCGAGATCCGCGCTGCGCGCGAGATTGACTGCAGCCAGTTCCTCTTCAGCGGCGCGCTCAACACGCTGGAGCTGATTCAGTGCTTCCACAAGGCGGCCCGTTGCATTTTTCGATGCCATGATCGAGAAGGGCGGACGCGCGACTCGATCTTGTGAGGTGTGGGCAATATCATCTTGAGAGGATCCTGAGCAGGAGGTTTTCCCCGTCCCTCCAAAGTAGAAGTCCGGCGAAGGACTGTTCTCTCGGCATTGATGCTTGGCATGTCCTCCCACTTTGATCCCGTATATACCAACGGAGTACTTCTTGTCCAGACTTCGCCTATCGAGAACGGGCATCGTGAGCTTTGGTAGCACTTGCTACATGAATGTCACTGTCCAGGCTTTCTCTACAACCGAAGGCACAGAAACTCCAGTGGACATTCTTCGCACCAAGTCCCGAAAGTGCGTTACCCAACCGTTCGAATCATCTCGTATACTGCCTGAGAGTCAAGAAGCGCTCGGCCTTGGTCTCGAGAAAACGTCTGAAAGTGTGCCAGCCTGCATGCCCTTCAATTCTTTCTCCTAACGGCATGTTTTGCGGATTGCATGACTTCCAGGTCGGTGGGCTCGAGTACCACGCATGATTCGCGCCATAATTTCAATGGCGATGATTTAGACATGAAACTAGATCTGAAAGATGACCACCAATCATGGTCATGTGGCTAAGGTAGGTGGTCTGGCAAAGAAGAACAAGCAGAGCAGCAGATGAAGTGAAAGTTGTTGCGGAGCGTGGCGAACTTTCCCCTCGGCAACAGCCGCCCATCGAACCTCAACTCGAGTACCGCTCTTTGTGCAAAACATCCATATCTGCCATCTGTGCCGCAAACCTCAAGCGCCACTCTACGATGCGAGGACTCTCGCCTGCTTTTGCCTTGCCTGTCGAAATGGCTGCATCGCCCTCCGGGCCGACATGCGTGAAGTCTACACCGCGGCGAAAGTTCTACAAGAGTGGTTGAGTCTCTGCTGACAATCAAGCTTGCGCAAAGGGTGAGTTCCAGGTCGTTGAAGAATCCAGATATCTCTGTGTAGACTAGAATCATCTGAAGCCATCCCATGGCGATGGATGCTCGTGACTAGTGTTGCAATGTATCTTATGGAGTCTCGGTTCATGGTATGGTGGACGGTCCACTCTGCTGAGGGATAAAGGGAATTGGTGATATGGACTGTCGCAGTCCACATCGTGAGCTCAGCTTCCTGCACGTGTTGTTTGTGTAGTCCCGTCAGATCTGGCATGCGACCCTTTGGTCGTAGGCCCGATGCAGATGGCAATCGTGCAGCGTGTCCCTACGGCGCTCGGCATACTGAGGAGCACTCGGGACTCGATCTGTGCGGAGTCAGCGACGAGAGTCCAGAAGAATACTGCACGATGTCGCCAGGTTATAGTGCAGCAAAAGTGAAAGGAAGCTGGCGGTCGTCAAGCGCGGTTCATCGAGCAGACGTCCGCTGTCTAAGGTGAAGTGTGAGCTGGTGATATCAATTCGGCAGTCGCACCATTGGGAGACTCAAGGCCTTGTCACAACGGCTGAGCAAAAAGAGTTGACAAGTACGCGAAACGTGCAAAAAGAAACTCTGCGGGACGCGGAGGAAGAAAGAGAGTCTGAAGTTTCAATCGTTCATGAAGATTCCTTAATAGGAGGTCAGGCGGATTGAGGGAGGTCAGAAGGTCTTTTTGCTTTGTTACTGCTTTGCAATCTACAATGGTCGCATATCCGGGTCGAACTCGGAGGTCAGTGGTGTGCACTGAAGATTCCGACTCGAAGGACGGACGCCTAACCATTGGGCCATCGCTGTTAGGTGCTGAGGGGTAGAATTTAAATCAATGTATACACTCAAACGGGATCTGCCGAGATCTCTCCCGCGGCGATCGAAGGGAGAATGCAACTCCTTCCGAGGGGGAGAGTCCTGGCGGCCTGGGAGTCGCGCGTCGCCCACGATTCAGAGTCCCCATGTCGTTCGTTCGCAGCTCTTGCTCAGTGTCTCGTTGTGCGGTCTTGTTCATAACGGACTTGGCCATGATCAGTCTACTCACACCATCTGATAATATGACACCCGGCATCTTCAATCCAACGCCTCAGCCAGCACGATCAGACTGAACCTCAACTCTCCACCTCCAGCCTCCTCCTCCCGCTTCAAGAAAGCCCTCACACCCTTCTCCAGCGCCGTAGGTCCCAGTACATCCTCATCGGCCGGCATCTCGCCTCGATCCAGCGGTCCCTTCCGCCTGCCATCCATCTCCCACAAATGTCCATTCCCACCCTTCACAAAACAAACGTAGTGCAAATCAATGCTGTCCTCTGCCTGTGGTGGTGCCGTGTCCCCTGTCGCAGCAGCAGCCTGGTGTGCCTTCTCCAACTCCTCCGTCTCCTCCAACAGCTCCGCCCTCTCGACCGGCTTCAGTGGCACTGCCGACTTGATCAGTTTGTCCAGGTCCGTTCCCTCTTGTACGTAAGGTCGTGCCGTGCCGTTGCTGACGCCGTGGAGAAGACCGATGAGACCGCAGGCGTTGCCGATGGTTTGCTTGTACCAGATCACGTCTTCGGCCGGGCCGTGTCCTTCGTACTCTTGCTTGTTGAGGTCTTCACTGCGGCGGAACTTCTCGTACGTGTCTGAGACGGGGAAGACCAGCAGAAGGGCATGCGCTGGACGTGGTACGAAGGCGAGAAGGTCGGGGTCATCGATGGAGAAGACATCGTGGAAGGCGAGGTTGAGCGAGAGACCGAGCTTGTGGAGGAGGGATGTCATGACTTCTGGGTTGTTTTCGAGCGGGATGAAGCGCTTGTTGCGCTTGCTGGTTTCGACGGACATCGCGGTGGTAGTGTCGTCGTTGAAAGTATGACTCGGTATGTGTAGTCTGTTGTGATGAGTTCTGGTAGTCCGTCTGTGTTGTCACTGATCTTGTGCGTGGTTGAAGTGAGGTGTAAGAGGAGAGAAGTGGATACAAACACTGACTTCTGGAGAGCTTCAAGGCAGCTCCAGGACGATGCAAGCAGGCACCGACGCTGCTTTCTCAGGAAGTGCTGCCCAGTCACAGGCCGCTTCTGAACATTCACTTGACTTCAAGTTCGTGATAGGACTACTTCGCAGACGGATGGTGTAGTCAGGTTGGCTGTTGTCGATCGTATCACGAAGATGTCTGAGGTGAGGTCGTCCTCACTCCTCGGGCAAACGCACGGTCCCCCGCCACTTTCACCTCGGGGGTGACATCTTGCCCAACTCATATCACAGTAACAACATCCAGTCGATCCTGCGAATCACGTGGACTGAACTCATGATCTGTCTAGGACCCGATATGTGCCGTATACAGCACATCCCCCCGGCAGGGCTGCTGATGTTCTGCATACCAACATCTCGCCTCATCTGCGTTGATCAGCACCGCGTCGTTTGACGTACACACATCACTCGGCAGCGACATGGTGGGAGAGACAGCCAGGACCAGCGCACAGCATTTTCAGCACGAAATGTATACAGATGCAGCGTTTCAGAGCAGACTGTTGAGACAAGACTATGTGACGGGGGCCCGTGGTCTTACCTTCGCCCTTGCCGCATATGATATGAAGGATGCACCGCCATTCTCAACTATCTCTTATGTCTGGGGCGACTTGACCCAGACGAAGGCGCTATAGCTTCGCCCGGAGCTCACTGTCCCTGCATAGTGGCGATCCGGCAGCATTGTTGAGGGGATGCTTTGGTCGAGTACATGCAACGCATGAAGCGCCTGCCATTGATCGACGTCAGCATCGGACTCTATCGACAAAAACGTGCGTGGAAGGCAAGTATGGCCCACATGACCACCTCCAGCAGGTTCGTCCCACAGTCGACATTCCCGAGACACCACCAGGAATTCTTCTGCGCTGCTCTTCATCTGGCCGGGCCAATACTTCAGCGCACGAAACCTTATCTCAAGATTAGTTCATGTACCTGTCGGCATCCGATCATAGCAAACATGTCCACAGTCAAGCAATTCCTCGTTCGATAAGAAGCCTCCTCCCGCCATGTCTGGCATCTCTTGGGCTCGTGCTCACGATCATTTCGCCACAGTCCCGTCGCCCCGAACCCCCTCTTTCGACTGAGCATCCGTATCCATTGCAGCGAACATGAGCCAGCTTTCGCTAGAACATCCTCGTCGTATGCGCTCTGCGACACGCGCAAGAATAGGCTATACACTAATGCGTTGTATGAGCACGGAATGCCTTCGAGAAGTGGAACCGTGTTAAAAAGCGGCGCGCGCATTAGCGTGTCTTGTTGCGACAAAGAGCGGTAGCCCAAAGAGCAGACGGCAAGCGGTCAGAGAGCCCTGGGAGCGCGTCACTTTCCGGAGATGCTACTCTGACGCGCGACGCGGCTCAATCACATACCGACACCGCTGCTTCTGGCCTCTACTCACCACCATATCTCTTCAGGAACTCGCCCTTAACCCGTCCATACGTCTCCGCAACATGCACCAACCCCTCTAAAAACAACTCATCGCCCTCCACCTCCTCATCAAACACCACACACATCAAGATCGTGAACACAATCTGCCACATCATGCCAATCTCAGCCTCAAGCAAAAGACGCTCCACCGTATCATACTCCGTCAAATCCTGTCCCAGCTCCCTCATCTCCGCCAGATAACTCTCGCAAAAGCTTCTCCTCTCTTCCTCACCATGCGCATCATACCCTGTGAGCTCGGAAGTGGCATGGCCCCAGTTATACATCCTGTCATTGAAATGGCCACCTATATCGATCCCTCGGTAAGTGTGAGTGGCAGTCTCGTAGTCGATCAGCATCACTTGACAATCAAGATCTGGAAAGTTCTTGATCAGGACGTTGAGGTAGTTGGAGTCTCCTATTGCAATGGATGGTCTGCAATGGTGTCTCTCGAAGAGGAGGGCTAGCCAGTCCAGCTCTTGGTGCCAATTGTAGGTGCGAAGTATGCCATCCAGCTTGCCTCCATTGGACGAAGGCAGAGCGGCCAGCGACAATGCTGCTTTCGACATACGTTTCGAGACCAGGGCCTTGGACTCACCAACCATCCGCGTCAAGCTCCGCTTACGAAGCGGAACATCCAGAGAATGCAGCCGAGCATAGCTCCGCGCTATATCTCTGAGGATGTCAGGATCTATTGACTCTGCAGCGGTCAGGGGCCGCGAATCAATATACTCTTCCAGCCTGCCGCCGGGAAAAGTTCCATAGATCCTCGCTCCCCAACCTTTACGTGCCATTTCTTGGTAGACGAGGGCCTGCTCTGTCGCTGTCAGAGTGGTGCTGCTTGCTGGCGGCTCTTCTAGGGAGTTCTCGAGGCCGAAGTGGCGGATGAGGACACACGTGGGCTCATGCTTGGCTTTGGAGGAGCGAGTCAGGAGATGGAGAGTGTTGACGAGGCCGCCTGTGACTCGTCGAAGTTGAACGTCCTGGAGTTTTGTCGGTGGCCATTCTGTTGCGAAGGAGGAGACCAGCTCGAGAGCTGAGGATGCTGTTAGTTCCATGATTGGATACCACTAGTCTCGTAGTTGAGCATCTGTTCGTGCTGTTATGCATATCTACTGTGGCGGTGTCTGGGAACAGTCATTGCATAGACTCTGTGAATCATAAACTCAATCCTAATGCGGAAGGTACCTCGTATAGCCTGCCAATGTTTCCGTATACCACGCAAGGATGCATTGCAACTTCGTACAGTCGTGAACTTTTGCACGTCCATTCGAACAATGAATCCTACTACAGCAAAGTCTTGAGTTGACCTCCTAGTGTCCGAACATAGCCTGCGCCTTCTCAGAGTACCTATTACCAACAGGCTTGGCATTCTCAAGAATTCTTCGCATCTCCTTCTTCTCTTCCTCGGTCAGCTCGACACTGCGGGAGGCGAAGTTCTCCTCGAGTCGATGTGGCTTCGTCGTCCCAGGAATCGGAATCATGCCTTGTGCAGCGACCCACGCGAGCGCGACTTGTATCAATGTGCAGCCTTTGGCAGCGGCGATTTTCTTGATCTCGTCAACGATGGCTTTGTTCTTGTAGAAGTTCTCGCCTTGGAACTTTGGGACTGTGGAGACATCAGATGGTACTCTGGTGTGCGGATAATTCGGCTGAGCTTACCGGTGCGACGAAAGTCGTCTGGAGCAAAGTCATCTGGGCTCTTGAACGGGAAGTCATCGACGAGCCAGCCGTGACCAAGGGGACTGTATGCACATAGGCGACGCCGAGCTCCTTGACAGCGTCGATCAGGTCATCTGTCTCGTGGAGCGGAGTTCGTCACACTGCCATCGCCGAAGCAGTTAAAGCCGCACTTTGATGCAACTACCAGCAAAGTCAGCTTGATTTTACGAGTCCTGGTGGCAATAATATTAAACTTACTGAAGACCTTGTCCCTCACGTTGTGCCTGCGGATGAATCCACCCAGGAGCTTCTCATTGACACCTGCTTGGTAAACAACCTAGACCACTATCAGTCGCGAAATCCTCTCACTACGTGCTGATTGACTTACGGCAGTGTCCCAAAAGGTGCACCCCAACTCAATGGCCTTCAGCAGCACAGGCTCAGCTTTTTCGAGGCTCAAATTGTACCCAGGCCGAAGGAGATAGATACCCATGGCTCCAAACCCAGGCACTGGGACATCGATGTCTCTGAAGAGAAGTGTCTTGACCATGTTTGCTGTTCGTTATGCTGTATCGCTGTTGTTCAGTCACTTCATTGCACGACTATGTTGCTGTTCTTATACGTATGGACCCGATCACAAACCCCGCTATCCCCGTCGAAGGCATCATAAGTCTGCAACAATACATATGATCTTGCGTCGTAGTGTATCCCAGGGCCGAGTTGTTGGAGAACGCGCGGATGGCCTATTGTGGCGCCGGTCATTGTGGAGAACCAAACCGCACGCGGCCGCCGCCAATCTCATCGGTTCAGACCATCGGCAGAAGGATCTCAAGCTATCTGTTGCTGGATCCTATGGTCTGCGGCTCGCAATCTGAGCGAGCCTTCAGTAGCGGAAGCGGTACTATGCCCTCTTTTGGAAAACTCGGAAACGTGGTGACTGAAGCGGACATGTAAAGAGCAATGTGGCGAGTTCCTAAACAGTTCTGTGAGTTGATcaaatatagatagatagatttgtcattcccctgtttTAGGACCCCATtcggcctatgcaggtatatatctattgttatgtacaaagggaaacccgaataggtgaaaacccttcccgccctcgacttctccttatctagattagctttccctctaaacgtacgtagtctatatcactaccccgttagctcCCGCTCCTAGtaggtctcgtcgcgctacgccgtatcctctcttcctacactgctcctactaggcgatactgttctagctagtccttctctagtatctagtttataatacgccgtaggtccttaacgttattaagaagtaccctaatcgtccggtttctcgcctttactatctactccccccttcctagcgactacctcggacagacgaggagtgtataccgtatattctaggagtaatagccgtaggggtagctagtatttataTATTCcggaaccttcctctataataggtacccctagaggccgatatatttgcttcgtagttaggttactatactactctataccctcgtaaggcggtagtagataggcttcggggggtgcttaaccgcggatttcgtagctaactattccttaggttatctcgctagctaagggcgtctactataccctacaccctagttgttctacctctctttctatagttactctataaacgatttccTACCTTcttattatattactagctatttatcccttacccggtagttcggctcgtttccgggtcgaatgcccttatacgctagtactaattcgcgggcccttacgactatactagcgatgaccttctatactaggtactatgccgacttgcctaagtaggaggtccgtagtccctagatatataggtcgatcggcggtatagcggtcttatacttaagtatccttattagtatcgacttatataccccggtaacctttcttaggtattagttttagatctttgctaacggcgcgacgagtccctttaataggtaggccctctcgcctaaggactatacttagctactataggtaaggactagccgtataatagccgtatatagaagtcgtaactaccgaaagtccgccccctatatagacgtagtaagcctctagtataatactatattctatct includes these proteins:
- a CDS encoding Aldo-keto reductase yakc [NADP(+)], yielding MVKTLLFRDIDVPVPGFGAMGIYLLRPGYNLSLEKAEPVLLKAIELGCTFWDTAVVYQAGVNEKLLGGFIRRHNVRDKVFIASKCGFNCFGDGRARRRLCAYSPLGHGWLVDDFPFKSPDDFAPDDFRRTVPKFQGENFYKNKAIVDEIKKIAAAKGCTLIQVALAWVAAQGMIPIPGTTKPHRLEENFASRSVELTEEEKKEMRRILENAKPVGNRYSEKAQAMFGH
- a CDS encoding Ubiquitin carboxyl-terminal hydrolase isozyme L3, translating into MSVETSKRNKRFIPLENNPEVMTSLLHKLGLSLNLAFHDVFSIDDPDLLAFVPRPAHALLLVFPVSDTYEKFRRSEDLNKQEYEGHGPAEDVIWYKQTIGNACGLIGLLHGVSNGTARPYVQEGTDLDKLIKSAVPLKPVERAELLEETEELEKAHQAAAATGDTAPPQAEDSIDLHYVCFVKGGNGHLWEMDGRRKGPLDRGEMPADEDVLGPTALEKGVRAFLKREEEAGGGELRFSLIVLAEALD
- a CDS encoding O-methyltransferase, with amino-acid sequence MEARKKELHALLTIAAQLAEELHDELAIDATYRANLVGKSKILTRTLQTPVDQVADLDFTTFHLPATVTAIRAGWLRALHDAGTAGAHVNQVASKCGADASLVRRVLRFLASIGVVKETGQDTFTSNALCSLICQSAGLSGCLTYSYDVYALTSARMADYFAGNGYREPDNEEAGLCAYALGVPFWQFLNKRPDTAKTFNVFMETARFAKKSWLEVYPVHELSQPDDQSIMLIDVGGGRGHDLVELAMRQQQIGLKGRLVLQERPEVIVQVPAEWENDFEAHEHDFFQAQPEQFHRAAAYYMRYVLHDWPDQQCIIILAHLRDAMEVGRCRLLINEFVLPDVGCANHAASFDMVMLHGFSGKERTRSEWHEFVEVVPGLKIERIFQLEQSGESLIEVRRIR
- a CDS encoding Choline/ethanolamine kinase, coding for MELTASSALELVSSFATEWPPTKLQDVQLRRVTGGLVNTLHLLTRSSKAKHEPTCVLIRHFGLENSLEEPPASSTTLTATEQALVYQEMARKGWGARIYGTFPGGRLEEYIDSRPLTAAESIDPDILRDIARSYARLHSLDVPLRKRSLTRMVGESKALVSKRMSKAALSLAALPSSNGGKLDGILRTYNWHQELDWLALLFERHHCRPSIAIGDSNYLNVLIKNFPDLDCQVMLIDYETATHTYRGIDIGGHFNDRMYNWGHATSELTGYDAHGEEERRSFCESYLAEMRELGQDLTEYDTVERLLLEAEIGMMWQIVFTILMCVVFDEEVEGDELFLEGLVHVAETYGRVKGEFLKRYGGE